The sequence below is a genomic window from Mycobacteroides abscessus ATCC 19977.
CGCCGGGGCGGGCGCCGACGTGTTCATGCCAGTACGAAACCTGCGTAAAGGGCAAGCTGCCGTCTCCAGGATTCGCGCACTGCACCCCCGTGCGCACCTGACACTGGCCGAACTCGATTTGTCGTCATTGGTATCCATCGCTGACCTCGGTGAAAAACTTTGTGCTGAAGGAACTCCCATCCATCTGCTGATCAACAACGCAGGTGTGATGACCCCACCCGAGAGACAGACCACTGCCGACGGGTTCGAACTGCAATTCGGCACCAACCATCTCGGCCACTTCGCACTCACCGGTCACCTCTTGCCGCTCCTGCGGGCCGGGCGGGCGCGGGTGACGTCGCACACCAGCATCGCGGCGCGCAGCGGCGAGATCAATTGGGATGACCTGAATTGGGAGCGCGGTTACGACGGTATGCGCGCCTACCGGCAGTCCAAGATCGCATGCGGGCTGTTCGGTCTGGAGCTCAGCCGGCTGAGCAACACGGCCGGCTGGGGAATCACGAGCAATATCGCCCATCCGGGAGTCGCCCCCACCAGCCTGCTGGC
It includes:
- a CDS encoding SDR family oxidoreductase translates to MPRTPYDVDIPDLSGQRAVVTGASDGIGLEIAMKLAGAGADVFMPVRNLRKGQAAVSRIRALHPRAHLTLAELDLSSLVSIADLGEKLCAEGTPIHLLINNAGVMTPPERQTTADGFELQFGTNHLGHFALTGHLLPLLRAGRARVTSHTSIAARSGEINWDDLNWERGYDGMRAYRQSKIACGLFGLELSRLSNTAGWGITSNIAHPGVAPTSLLAARPEVGRTKDTTEVRMIRWLSARGLIVGTVASATLPALMAAVAPEATDGGFYGPRWPGSAGGPPGPQKLWKPLHSIRNASRLWQASQELTGVTFT